One window of Saccharomyces kudriavzevii IFO 1802 strain IFO1802 genome assembly, chromosome: 10 genomic DNA carries:
- the NUP82 gene encoding linker nucleoporin NUP82 (similar to Saccharomyces cerevisiae NUP82 (YJL061W); ancestral locus Anc_1.319), whose translation MSKSNSLVALPIFQASLSASQSPSYIFSSHNGTRVVFIQDNIIRWCNSLTESSYQSLDFSRHLILDDTFRVISSASGDLLGFFNVQEIFVMEVPWGYNNIEEASVQDAFQLFHYSVGQVENGSRSLIKKVLFHPKSYHDSCIVVLKEDDTITMFDILNQQHKPIVLNKRSNSFGLDARVNDITDLAFSRDGLTLYCLNTTEGGDVFAFYPLLPPVLLLGEKDLGWILNKSLVMYESLDSTTDITVKRNIIKQLQLVSKLHENLDSQLGKVEIDEEYRLVKMQGPFTINPFPDELYEYTAANITTIPIDNMQNEIVCVGFDDGSLNLLFQDLEMSMSWDVDNYVHNNSLVLIERIKIQETDIKSLKTLPEELGKLYVFSENSVHQLDSTNWSAILSRCIEESDLNALGDVKFESKLENIVTIEHPSNLAYISWNDTSNLVLTARGKLTFQNISNDKELQTTKFDANNKSDRIDAGKHYEMSFTQPINEILSLNESFQKACISPCEKIIPPAYRQMPLKNEASENQLEIFTGISKEFLQKIIKAQSLGFSIYNRIQEQQFELTRQLQATSKIISKDADLQEKLGAQNKKWDAQVSRQVKLMERFKKLTENLSQIAESKKLREKNINRGEMKWFKEIRNQILQFNNFVRSQKSLQQDLSYMKKELTRIEAETIKTDEKTQNEWDELRKMLEEDSKIIKECNEELMHVSQQLTTNTQSKN comes from the coding sequence ATGTCTAAATCGAATAGCTTGGTTGCGTTACCCATTTTCCAAGCATCCCTTTCAGCGAGCCAATCCCCAAGTTATATTTTCAGTTCCCACAATGGTACAAGGGTCGTTTTCATTCAGGATAATATTATCAGATGGTGCAATTCACTTACCGAATCATCTTATCAAAGTTTGGATTTTAGCCGtcatttgattttggaTGACACCTTTCGTGTGATATCTAGTGCGTCTGGAGACTTACTTGGTTTTTTTAatgttcaagaaatctttgTAATGGAAGTTCCCTGGGGATATAACAACATTGAAGAAGCTTCCGTACAAGATGCATTCCAACTTTTCCATTATTCGGTTGGTCAGGTGGAAAATGGTTCGAGATCACTTATCAAGAAAGTCTTGTTCCATCCGAAGAGTTACCATGATTCTTGCATAGTTGTTCTAAAGGAGGACGACACCATTACAATGTTTGACATTCTCAATCAACAACATAAACCTATTGTTCTGAACAAACGCAGCAATTCATTTGGTTTAGATGCACGCGTAAATGACATCACAGATCTAGCATTTAGTAGAGATGGGTTGACATTATATTGTCTAAACACGACAGAAGGTGGCGATGTCTTTGCATTTTACCCATTATTGCCACCAGTATTATTGCTAGGTGAGAAAGATTTGGGTTGGATCCTGAACAAGTCACTAGTGATGTACGAATCCCTAGATTCCACGACAGATATTACAGTCAAGAGAAATATTATCAAGCAACTGCAACTCGTTTCTAAACTGCACGAAAATTTGGACTCCCAGCTTGGTAAAGTTGAAATTGACGAAGAATATCGTTTAGTGAAAATGCAAGGTCCATTCACCATCAATCCCTTTCCTGACGAATTGTATGAATATACAGCTGCAAACATCACAACCATACCAATTGACAATATGCAAAATGAAATCGTTTGTGTCGGTTTTGATGATGGGTCTCTcaatttattatttcaagATTTAGAGATGTCAATGTCATGGGATGTGGACAACTATGTTCATAATAATTCGTTGGTCCTAATTGAGCGAATTAAAATACAAGAAACAGATATTAAATCCCTCAAAACATTGCCAGAGGAATTGGGAAAGTTGTATGTTTTTTCCGAAAACTCTGTGCATCAGCTAGACTCCACAAACTGGTCAGCCATATTGAGCAGGTGTATTGAGGAATCCGATTTGAACGCACTCGGGGATGTGAAATTCGAAAGTAAACTAGAAAATATTGTCACTATAGAACACCCCTCGAACTTAGCATATATCAGCTGGAATGACACTTCCAATTTAGTCTTAACGGCGAGGGGAAAACtaacttttcaaaatatatcGAACGACAAGGAATTACAAACTACCAAGTTCGATGCAAATAACAAGTCGGACAGGATTGACGCGGGAAAGCATTATGAAATGAGTTTTACACAACCCATAAACGAAATTCTATCATTAAatgaaagttttcaaaaagcttGTATAAGTCCatgtgaaaaaattattccGCCAGCATATCGCCAGATGCCTTTAAAGAATGAAGCCAGTGAGAACCAATTGGAGATATTTACCGGTATTTCGAAGGAATTTTTGCAGAAAATCATTAAAGCTCAGAGCCTAGGTTTCTCTATATACAACAGAATCCAAGAGCAGCAGTTCGAACTTACTCGTCAACTACAGGCCACATCAAAGATAATTTCCAAGGATGCAGatttacaagaaaaattgggagcgcaaaataaaaaatgggaTGCTCAAGTTAGTAGGCAGGTGAAACTGATGGAGagattcaagaaattaacTGAGAATCTTTCCCAAATTGCTgaatccaaaaaattgagagaAAAGAACATAAACCGTGGTGAGATGAAATGGTTCAAAGAAATACGCAATCAAATATTGCAATTCAACAACTTTGTTCGCTCTCAGAAGTCGCTCCAGCAAGACTTGTCGTACATGAAGAAGGAATTGACCCGTATCGAGGCCGAAACTATTAAAACAGATGAAAAGACCCAAAACGAGTGGGACGAACTGCGCAAGATGCTAGAAGAAGATTCTAAAATTATAAAAGAGTgtaatgaagaattaaTGCATGTTTCCCAGCAACTCACCACTAATACTCAGTCAAAAAACTGA
- the SKDI10G1535 gene encoding DUF4668 domain-containing protein (YPR071W family): MATIIKNTGGNGRYVSIITKNDISSSLVFRFTTKVTRLLFILKMFQHTFLPFGLFVEDYNANWIVGYSAIVSIWGFAVWMERAYRNKMNQLLSQCTKIKCSRCDTCKKHPKWFKCKYGMYFFLLYVSLTFSNILIQFILIKGSLRKRGIFYKIVSYVAVMPFQITSMIIHLMTAYLFKVYYLHNGHSKTDGHYVAYVKKPATEKK; the protein is encoded by the coding sequence ATGGCCACtatcatcaaaaatacCGGAGGGAATGGAAGGTATGTCTCCATCATTACTAAGAATGATATCTCTTCATCACTAGTCTTCAGATTCACAACCAAAGTAACACGGttgctttttattttgaaaatgttccAACATACGTTTCTGCCATTTGGACTCTTTGTCGAGGATTATAATGCAAACTGGATTGTAGGATATTCAGCCATTGTATCCATTTGGGGGTTTGCAGTGTGGATGGAGAGAGCGTATAGAAATAAGATGAACCAGCTGCTTTCGCAGTGCACGAAGATAAAGTGCTCTCGTTGTGATACATGCAAGAAACATCCTAAATGGTTTAAATGCAAGTATGGGATgtacttcttcttgttgtATGTTTCTTTAACCTTTTCGAATATCCTAATTCAATTCATTCTAATAAAAGGATCATTGCGTAAAAGAGGAATATTTTATAAGATAGTATCATACGTCGCTGTTATGCCATTCCAAATTACTTCCATGATAATCCATTTGATGACGGCATATCTATTTAAAGTCTATTACTTACATAATGGTCACTCTAAAACAGATGGCCATTATGTTGCATATGTAAAGAAGCCAGCGACCGAAAAAAAGTGA
- the BNA3 gene encoding kynurenine--oxoglutarate transaminase (similar to Saccharomyces cerevisiae BNA3 (YJL060W); ancestral locus Anc_1.321), whose protein sequence is MKQRFIRQFISKMSTSRPKVVANKYFTSNTAKDVWSLTNETAAQAANSSKNQGRELINLGQGFFSYSPPQFAIKEAQKALEIPLVNQYSPTRGRPSLINSLIKLYSPIYDTDLRAENVTVTTGANEGILSCLMGLLNSGDEVIVFEPFFDQYIPNIELCGGKVVYVPINPPKELDQRNTKGEEWTIDFEQFENAITSKTKAVIINTPHNPIGKVFTREELTTLGNICVKHNVVIISDEVYEHLFFTDSFTRIATLSPEIGQLTLTVGSAGKSFAATGWRIGWVLSLNAELLSYAAKAHTRICFASPSPLQEACANSINDALKIDYFEKMRQEYITKFKIFTSIFDKLGLPYTAPEGTYFVLVDFSKVKIPEDYPYPKEILDKGKDFRISHWLINELGVVAIPPTEFYIKEHEKAAENLLRFAVCKDDAYLEKAVERLGLLKDYL, encoded by the coding sequence ATGAAACAACGCTTTATTCGTCAATTTATAAGCAAAATGTCCACCTCGAGACCGAAAGTTGTCGCAAATAAGTACTTCACTTCTAACACGGCAAAAGATGTTTGGTCATTGACCAATGAAACCGCTGCACAGGCTGCCAACAGCTCCAAGAATCAGGGTCGCGAACTAATAAACTTGGGCcaaggttttttttcatattccCCTCCTCAATTTGCTATTAAGGAGGCTCAGAAAGCCTTAGAGATTCCGTTAGTCAATCAATATTCTCCAACTAGGGGTCGTCCATCATTGATTAATTCACTGATTAAATTGTATTCGCCCATATATGACACGGATTTGAGAGCTGAAAATGTTACCGTCACCACGGGTGCCAATGAAGGAATTCTATCTTGCTTGATGGGGCTTTTGAATTCTGGTGACGAAGTTATTGTCTTCGAACCATTCTTTGATCAATATATTCCAAACATCGAGCTGTGCGGCGGTAAAGTCGTTTATGTCCCCATCAATCCTCCGAAGGAGTTGGACCAAAGAAATACCAAGGGTGAAGAATGGAccattgattttgaacaattCGAAAATGCGATTACATCCAAGACAAAAGCCGTCATTATCAATACTCCCCATAATCCAATTGGTAAGGTCTTCACTCGCGAGGAACTAACTACTTTAGGCAACATTTGTGTCAAGCACAATGTTGTCATCATTTCTGATGAAGTGTATGAACATCTGTTTTTCACCGATTCGTTTACAAGAATTGCCACACTTTCTCCGGAAATCGGACAGTTAACTTTGACTGTCGGTTCTGCTGGTAAGTCGTTCGCCGCTACGGGTTGGAGAATTGGTTGGGTTTTATCCTTGAATGCAGAATTGTTAAGCTATGCGGCTAAGGCGCATACAAGGATTTGTTTTGCATCCCCATCCCCATTACAGGAAGCTTGTGCAAACTCTATCAATGATGCCTTGAAAATTGACTATTTCGAGAAAATGAGACAAGAGTATAtcaccaaattcaaaatttttacaTCAATATTCGATAAATTGGGATTGCCATATACCGCACCTGAAGGGACGTACTTCGTCCTAGTTGATTTCTCCAAGGTCAAAATTCCGGAGGACTATCCATATCCAAAGGAAATCTTGGATAAGGGAAAAGATTTCCGTATTTCACACTGGCTGATCAATGAATTGGGTGTGGTTGCTATTCCTCCCACTGAATTTTACATTAAGGAACATGAAAAGGCTGCTGAAAACTTGCTAAGGTTTGCAGTTTGTAAAGATGATGCTTACCTGGAAAAGGCTGTGGAAAGATTAGGATTACTAAAAGACTACTTATAA
- the YHC3 gene encoding amino acid transporter YHC3 (similar to Saccharomyces cerevisiae YHC3 (YJL059W); ancestral locus Anc_1.322), which produces MSDKSRQVYCYFWLFGLINNVLYVVILSAAVDIVGPTLPKSLVLLADIFPSLTIKLCSPFFIDKIKYSYRIWSLVMMSCLGMFLVSFKNLFVCLLGISFASMSSGFGEVTFLQLTHYYKQISLNGWSSGTGGAGILGGASYMILTSIFKVPVKLTLLVYSVLPFAFLFYFKLDSNDISSEYQSLEQIDEAEDEQLEPFAVALTQTNASQSLYLTRHHVFRTFKRLWRLVFPYMLPLTTVYLFEYLINQAVSPTLLFPIDGGKESKSMPFFFHKYRDMYVTYGTLYQLGVFISRSFGHLIRMRNLYILAFLQGINLCITILQSWFYVVHSPWSVMVLIFYEGFLGGASYVNTFLNILEKENSEETEFAMGAVSIADSFGVFLAALVGLGLEPKLCEHQVSDNRPWCRME; this is translated from the coding sequence ATGAGTGACAAATCCCGCCAGGTATATTGCTACTTCTGGCTCTTTGGTCTAATCAATAATGTACTCTATGTGGTGATACTTTCCGCAGCTGTTGATATCGTTGGCCCTACTTTGCCTAAATCTCTAGTGTTACTAGCCGATATATTCCCATCACTGACTATTAAACTGTGTTCTCCCTTTTTCATCGATAAAATCAAGTATAGCTATAGAATATGGTCTTTGGTTATGATGAGCTGCCTAGGGATGTTCTTAGTTTCTTTTAAAAACTTGTTCGTCTGCCTCCTAGGAATATCATTTGCCTCTATGTCTTCGGGATTTGGTGAGGTAACATTCCTACAATTAACACACTACTATAAGCAAATATCTTTGAATGGTTGGTCGTCAGGTACCGGTGGTGCGGGAATTCTTGGAGGGGCATCCTACATGATCTTAACTTCAATTTTTAAAGTGCCCGTAAAACTAACTTTGCTGGTGTATAGTGTTCTTCCGTTTGCATTCCTGTTTTATTTCAAATTAGATTCTAATGATATCAGCTCTGAGTACCAAAGTCTTGAACAGATCGACGAAGCAGAGGACGAACAATTGGAGCCATTCGCTGTCGCTCTCACACAGACTAACGCTTCTCAATCCTTGTATCTCACCAGGCATCACGTATTTCGCACATTCAAAAGGCTTTGGAGATTGGTTTTCCCATATATGCTTCCCTTAACCACTGTTTATTTGTTCGAATATTTAATAAATCAAGCGGTATCCCCCACACTATTATTTCCAATTGATGGCGGTAAAGAAAGTAAGTCTAtgccatttttctttcataaaTACAGGGACATGTATGTAACGTATGGGACGCTCTACCAATTAGGCGTCTTCATATCTAGATCATTTGGTCATCTTATAAGAATGAGAAACCTATACATTCTAGCATTCTTACAGGGTATAAATTTGTGCATAACAATACTGCAATCATGGTTCTATGTAGTTCATTCGCCCTGGTCAGTGATGGTACTGATATTCTATGAAGGTTTCCTTGGTGGCGCATCCTACGTCAACACATTCTTAAATATCCtcgagaaagaaaattctgAAGAAACAGAGTTCGCTATGGGTGCAGTATCTATTGCGGATTCGTTTGGCGTCTTTTTGGCTGCATTGGTCGGTTTGGGACTAGAACCGAAACTTTGTGAGCACCAGGTTTCTGACAACAGACCTTGGTGTAGAATGGAATGA
- the BIT61 gene encoding Bit61p (similar to Saccharomyces cerevisiae BIT2 (YBR270C) and BIT61 (YJL058C); ancestral locus Anc_1.323) codes for MQRPVQNEQYLNVQSAGVPTKNFHTSSEIIRQTLVDTTNDDINSIKNLKGPRNPVSPSVSNVGFQSIFQTVDHPRSKSNVASNHSLNSNDEASAIISRSKSSRIGDIQSIHTIEYPNDLSKKLSSDAISITQKSLHSTPSGSYIKRKASGFLNRRNRAHTTISSDPASFLTDSSTLHSSSHSFRNVIKNFFQNKSHRHIGQDTIEPAIPNSLSKFLHSSYGRHKSPSQFIHTNAGQLVDSGTSVYSLNVNPSGANSSLTIEDPFSGVDSTSPNPVSMLHDLLRNLSSLEANYKHFNSQELTTLTNNIWNIFCSNVAELFRTQRIWKLRAKIENFNEVLEFYCILKTDSRVSNGGMGRIISDLKEFLVSSLYSLENQIVFNYSNEDTINNALKRLGVIWRIFYQEVYYDLAAVLLPLDQSIRDGGDSTVLKSGNEGRSHRVGSYSIGFLLLKCFRDSIVLPCYENFVNSNDGISKSFQLYIFSQEEENNLTETDKLTLLQCFGILSTIQSGDRNQLIIDELLTGIRMSI; via the coding sequence ATGCAGCGTCCTGTACAGAACGAACAATACCTTAATGTACAATCAGCAGGTGTGCCAACTAAGAATTTTCACACCTCGAGTGAAATTATCCGTCAAACCCTTGTCGATACGACAAATGATGATATCAACTCCataaagaatttgaaaggCCCAAGAAACCCAGTTAGCCCTAGCGTTTCAAATGTTGGCTTCCAATCTATATTCCAAACTGTAGATCATCCACGATCCAAGTCGAATGTGGCCTCAAATCATTCCCTaaatagtaatgatgaagCCTCAGCCATCATATCCAGATCGAAGTCCTCTAGAATCGGAGATATCCAAAGTATTCACACAATTGAATACCCGAACGATCTATCTAAAAAGTTATCGTCTGATGCAATATCTATCACTCAGAAGAGTTTACACTCAACGCCATCCGGAAGctatataaaaagaaaggctTCTGGGTTTTTGAATAGAAGAAATAGGGCACATACGACCATCTCATCAGATCCTGCCTCATTTCTGACAGATTCTAGCACTTTGCATAGTAGTTCACATTCATTTCGCAATGTAATTAAGaacttcttccaaaacAAAAGTCACAGACACATTGGTCAAGATACTATAGAGCCGGCAATTCCGAACTCTCTAAGTAAATTTTTGCACTCCTCTTATGGGAGACATAAATCTCCTTCGCAGTTTATCCATACTAATGCGGGTCAGCTTGTGGACTCAGGAACCTCCGTCTATTCGTTAAATGTGAATCCATCTGGTGCCAATTCCAGCCTCACCATTGAGGATCCGTTTTCTGGAGTAGATTCTACTTCACCAAATCCTGTCTCAATGTTGCACGATCTCCTGAGGAATTTATCATCTTTGGAAGCCAATTATAAACATTTCAACTCTCAAGAATTGACAACACTAACAAATAACATCTGGAACATCTTTTGCAGCAATGTAGCAGAATTATTCAGGACTCAAAGAATATGGAAACTCAGGGCTAAAATAGAGAATTTTAATGAAGTTTTGGAGTTTTATTGTATTTTAAAAACTGATTCAAGGGTTTCCAATGGTGGCATGGGTAGAATTATTAGCGATTTGAAAGAGTTTCTAGTGAGCTCTTTATACAGCTTAGAAAATCAAATCGTTTTCAATTACTCCAATGAAGACACAATAAATAATGCATTGAAACGGCTAGGCGTTATATGGCgaatattttatcaagAGGTGTATTACGATTTAGCGGCTGTGTTGTTACCGTTGGATCAAAGTATCAGAGATGGTGGTGATTCCACAGTATTGAAGTCAGGCAATGAAGGTCGAAGCCATAGGGTTGGTTCTTATTCCATTGGATTTCTTTTACTAAAGTGTTTCAGAGACTCAATAGTTTTACCCTGTTATGAAAACTTCGTGAATAGTAATGATGGTATAAGCAAAAGTTTCCAACTTTACATTTTCAGccaagaggaagaaaacaatcttACAGAAACGGATAAACTGACATTGCTACAGTGTTTTGGCATACTAAGCACTATTCAAAGTGGTGATAGGAATCAACTAATCATTGATGAGTTACTGACAGGCATTAGAATGAGTATATAA
- the IKS1 gene encoding protein kinase IKS1 (similar to Saccharomyces cerevisiae IKS1 (YJL057C); ancestral locus Anc_1.324) translates to MSLVPYEEGSLILDDPSSKSIVVVNPTSGTLSFFQQDNGNDNDNSEINDDMTASSSALDFSSGVHQFKGPIASYICPQCGTEINPDIMNRRQLHRRASSGMESETSRLGIPENTIPLGFEFANSSFSRRYFQLLERNHRHYALQNDTDNKEKRFGKNKYFIPDDLFIPGYFRKFFKILSLLGYGARGSVYKVVHTIGNTELGVFALKKIPIGNDMEWFNKCIREVKALSSLTHKNANLITYNHVWLEMDSSVGFVRSIDGSQSDSREEIPCIFILQQYCSGGNLEDCILRNVFNKFSDTEPSEERKKKFRTRKKNHGKSEEIGLSTDQLVSIIRDIARGLHELHSIGLIHRDLKPSNCLLLTPFKNDGDDNETYERSSSPNEFFPPIVIGDLGESQLEGESRLGTGCTGTLEFTAPELIIQGRPISSSTLPSRSSHTYNEYTFASDMYSLGMICYFIVFGELPFEPQLDIIDLKVRIKNFKFDTESMVAKHQAMKLKSVDRRIFRLMDALLQPSSNARPTAKTVEEILDEMLISSKPGKSFWKDNIDSTLNFSTISELNENTNSFSEDCIEGDNVTLSLPAPEGHLSALSSPKVDRYSAINGTIQLCYKVVSIILTIIVFRFTRKGSWLSYMSLIILGMVFKSPHDERGKHARALALLAIIAACRKYIS, encoded by the coding sequence ATGAGTTTAGTACCCTACGAGGAAGGTTCGTTGATTTTGGATGATCCTAGTTCTAAATCAATAGTGGTTGTCAATCCAACCTCAGGAACCTTATCATTCTTTCAGCAAGACAACggtaatgataatgataattcAGAGATCAATGATGACATGACTGCATCTTCATCAGCACTGGACTTTTCCTCAGGAGTTCATCAGTTTAAGGGTCCTATCGCTTCTTATATATGTCCCCAGTGTGGGACGGAAATCAACCCCGACATTATGAACAGGAGGCAACTTCATCGTCGAGCCTCTAGTGGTATGGAATCAGAAACCAGTAGGCTCGGTATTCCAGAGAATACAATACCACTCGGATTTGAATTTGCCaattcaagtttttcaagaagataTTTCCAGTTGttagaaagaaatcatcGGCACTACGCCCTACAGAACGATACTGACAATAAGGAGAAACGATTTGGTAAGAATAAATACTTCATTCCGGACGACCTATTTATACCTGGATACTTCcgtaaatttttcaaaatattatcGTTATTGGGATATGGTGCAAGAGGTTCCGTATACAAAGTTGTACACACAATCGGTAATACTGAATTAGGAGTCTTTgcactaaaaaaaatacccaTTGGAAACGACATGGAATGGTTCAATAAATGCATACGAGAAGTAAAAGCATTGAGTTCGTTAACACACAAAAATGCTAATTTAATTACATATAATCATGTGTGGCTTGAGATGGATTCTTCGGTTGGATTTGTCAGATCCATCGACGGAAGTCAATCAGATTCACGAGAAGAAATTCCCTGTATTTTCATCCTACAGCAGTATTGCAGTGGTGGTAATTTAGAGGACTGTATTTTAAGAAAtgttttcaacaaattctcAGATACCGAACCATCTGaagaaaggaagaaaaaattcagaaCCCGTAAGAAGAATCACGGTAAATCAGAAGAAATTGGTTTATCTACTGATCAGCTCGTGTCAATTATAAGAGACATTGCAAGGGGTTTACACGAACTGCACAGCATTGGCCTGATACATAGGGATTTGAAACCCTCCAATTGTTTACTGTTAACtccattcaaaaatgacGGTGACGATAATGAAACGTACGAAAGAAGTTCTAGCCCAAATGAGTTTTTCCCACCTATTGTGATTGGCGATTTAGGGGAAAGTCAGTTAGAGGGAGAGTCTAGGTTAGGCACTGGTTGTACTGGAACATTAGAATTCACGGCACCCGAACTGATTATCCAGGGAAGACCAATTTCCTCCTCTACCTTACCTTCACGCTCGAGTCACACGTACAATGAATATACATTTGCTTCGGATATGTATTCCTTGGGAATGATTTGCTATTTTATTGTCTTCGGTGAGTTGCCCTTTGAACCCCAGTTGGATATAATTGATTTGAAGGTACGCATCAAGAACTTCAAATTTGATACTGAAAGTATGGTCGCAAAGCACCAAGCaatgaaattaaaatcAGTAGATCGTAGAATTTTCCGACTAATGGATGCTCTTTTACAACCAAGCAGCAACGCTAGGCCCACTGCAAAGACAGTAGAGGAAATACTGGATGAGATGTTAATAAGCTCGAAACCAGGTAAAAGTTTTTGGAAGGATAATATCGACAGCACGTTAAATTTCAGCACAATCTCAGAACTAAATGAAAATACTAACAGCTTCTCTGAGGATTGTATCGAAGGGGATAACGTGACTCTATCGTTACCAGCGCCAGAAGGACATCTAAGCGCCCTATCATCCCCGAAAGTTGACAGATATTCTGCTATAAACGGGACAATCCAGCTCTGCTACAAGGTGGTTTCCATAATACTGACGATAATAGTTTTCAGGTTTACAAGAAAAGGGTCCTGGCTATCCTATATGTCATTGATCATATTAGGAATGGTCTTTAAGTCGCCCCATGACGAAAGAGGCAAACATGCAAGGGCATTGGCTTTACTCGCAATTATCGCCGCCTGCAGAAAATACATATCCTAA